ATTACAGTTAATGCTAATTGTAAAACTCCTCCTGCTGCAAAGAAACCAATTAAAGCTGCGCCGATTACAACCATTGTTGGAGTTTGAACTTGCCATATAGCCAATAATGTAATAAAGGAGACTAAAGGGTAAATTAACACAATTGTCACTGGTTTAACCAAACTCTTAACTAGATAAGATGTAAGAAATACAGAAGCTAATGAACCTAAACTATAATAACTAATTAACTTAAGTGCCGTTACTTCAGGCATTCCTACTACCTCTTGACCATAGGTTGGAAGCCATACTTGAATCAGATAGAAAGTTGCGGTAGCTGTATAACCAATTAGAATGATTGCGAGACCTTCAACCCAAAACTTCGGTTTCGATGCAAATGCTGTTTCTGTCTCAGCTGCTCCTTCGTTGCTTGAAATCATCGATGGGAATTTCATTTTAGCAAGGAAAATCCCATTCAGTGCAAAGATAGCAAGTGGAATAATGAAAGAAATACCATAGTATAAATCATTGTTAATAATAAAACCGATAATCATTGGAAGAGCAAATTGACCGCCAGAGATAAAAGCTTTGATTATTACGTTTGCAGTACCAGCTGATTTTGGGAAAGATTCCATTAAGGCTGGATATGTTCCTGAGTCTAAAACTGAATTCGCAATACCTGCAATTAAGGCAAAAACAAAAGCAACTTGGACATTCGGGCTAAACAATATTCCAATAAAGAACAATGCGTATATCCCCATTCCGATTGAAACAAAAGGCTTACGACCGAATTTATCAGATAGGGCACCTGATAAAAATAATGCAATTAAGCGGCCAATCCCTAATGCAGAGATGACATAAGCTACCCCAGCATTATCTGTGTGAAGCTGCTCAGTTAAGAATTTCATGTTTTGAGCTAGGATAATTACGCCCATACCATGAACAAAATAGTTAATATAAAGGACAATTGCTGTTGGTAAGTACCTGTTTTTCATGGGGTACAACTCCCTTTTCATTTTTTGAGGGCAAAAGTTTAAAACATTTGCTCTTTCACATAGTCCACAGGCATTTCTTGACCTGTCCAAATCTCAAATGCTTTCGCACCCTGCCATAGCATCATACCTAAGCCATTTAGCGTTTGACATCCAACTTCTTCAGCCATTTCAAGAAGCTTAGTCTTACGTGGAATATATACAACATCCGATACAATCAATTCTGGGCGAAGCCAAGAAACATCTTGAATCAGGCTTTGATCTTCTAAAGGTTTCATTCCAACACCCGTTGCATTTGTTAAAATGTCACTGCTAGCAATTTCAGCTTTCAAAGTTTCAATATCATCAAGGTGATAAACAGTTGCTTTGCAATTTACTTCTTTCATCTCTTCATTAATAATTCGGGCATTTTTTTCAGCTCTTGCAAAAAATTCATCATCACGGTTAAAGATTGAAATCTCAGCAACTCCGTCTAATGCTGCTTGAATGGCAATCGCTGTAGCTGCTCCCCCTGCACCGAGAAGAGTCATTTTCTTTCCAACCACATCAATTCCGTTTTCCTTTAATGATCGCATATAACCTGTACCATCAGTAATATGACCGATTAGTTTCCCATCTTCGTTCACTACTGTGTTAACGGCTCCTGCAAATTGAGCTGCTGGTGAAAGTTCATCCAAAAGCGGAAGAATTTTTGTTTTATTCGGCATGGATACGTTAAAGCCTCTCACATTTAGAGCGCGCATCCCTGTTACAACATCAGCTAATTGAGCGTTGCCAACCTCGAAAGCCATGTAAGCATAATTAAGTCCCAATTTTCTAAGTGACATATTATGCATTGCTGGTGATAATGAGTGACCAATCGGGGTTGCTAAGAGCCCTAGTAATTTTGTTCTGCCATCAATACGTCCAAGATCTGCCATGAAAAGTTCCTCCTACATTCTTTTTTAGAATTGATTTCATTTTGAATTTTTGTAAAGCTATAATTCGAACATTTTGTGAATGATTTCACATACTTGTCTATAAAAAATCTTTGTTTCGATCATTCACTAGGGGTATTCATTTGGTACATCGTCTTGATGAATTGAGTATAAATCATAAAAATATATAAATCTAATTGAAAATTACATCATTATTCATAGTTTTTATCTATGTTTTTGATCCACCTAACGAATTAGAACAGGACACCTTCCCATTCATGAATCCTTTAAAATAAGGGAAGATAACAAGTTCATATGTCCTCTTCCCTTACAAAATTACATGCTTTTGTGTAGAATTTCCAACACTGTTCTTAATTCTGCAACAGGAATTTGTCCTGGGGCAGAAGCAGCTTTTCCAGCACCAAAAGTGAATGCAGAACCAAATACTTCTCCAGCCAAACGACTGATCACTCCTGTACCTCCCATTGACATGGTGATAAGTGGTCGATCCGCATATTTTGTTTTCATCGTATTTGTTGCGTCGATTAATGTGATTACATCTTCAATACTTGTTGGCATTACGGCAATTTTCGGGATATCTGCCCCGTATTCTTGCATTTTGCGTAGACGCTCAATGATTACTCCCTTTGGAGGCGTTTTAAAGAAATCATGGTTAGACATAATGACTAAAACCCCATTCTCTTTTGCCACCGACACAATTGCCTTCACATTCTCTGCTTCATTAAATAACTCTACATCAACAAAATCAATGTTTCTCGTACGAATGGCTGTCTGATTCAGTTCAACATAAAAACTGTCACTGATCTCTTTGTTACCACCTTCTTTATGACTTCTAAAAGTAAAAAGAATCAGTGTTTCAGATAATTCTTCGCGTAATTTTGCAATCATTTTTTTTACAGCGTTTAAATCTTCTACGTGTTCATATATATCAACACGCCATTCCACAACATCAGGTTGTAAGTCCTTTACTAATTTTGCTTCTTCTAATATTTGTTGCTCAGATACTCCTACTAAAGGGACAATAATTTTGGGAATTCCTTCTCCAATCGTCATATCCTTTATAGTCAGTGTGCTCATAATCTCACTCACCCTTTTTAATTTATTATGGCTAAACAATTATCTTCCTAATTAACTTTGTGAAATATTGTACAATCTCATTATGCTACGACTCTTTTTTAAAGTCTAATTCATATTTTTCGTAATATCCATAGAAAATAACTATATATAAAAAAAGAAATAATCTCCTACCCATATACAGTAGGTCGATTATTTCTTTTGCTTAAATAGATTATATTTTTGCTAATTCTAACATTTTTGTAACAAAATCTTCCGTCTCTACCTCGAATATATTCTTAATTTTAGCCCAAATCAATTCATCCTCATTTGACAGAAGAATAAGGTTTACTAACATACGTTTTTCAGTTTCCGATAATATCGTAGAATCAATTCCTAGGATCAAATCGATGGCATCATATCCTAACGCACTTAACATTTCATCATTGATAGTGACCATACTAACACTCCTCATCAAGCAATTACGTCAGTTTCCTTCATGTTTATGGTACATACTAAATGAATTGCATGACGACAAGCAACTGCCTATGAAAAATGTCATAATAAATACAAAGTTTATTGAACAATTTCTTATAACTAATGTTGGGCTCAAAAATACTAGCTTTTTATATATTAAATTTCAATTGAACTTTACAACACGATAAAATATTAAAGTTACCTTGGTTCATGTAACTCCCAAGCTAACTTTAATGAATCGACAATATAATCGGCGACCTCTTCACTATCATGGTTATCCGTTTCAACCTTTGAATGGTGAACAGAGTAGATTTCTTGCCGTTTATAAAATAGCTCTTCTATTTCTTCAATCGATTTTCCTTGTAGAACTGGTCGGCTATCAATAATTAAACTAATTCGATCTTTCCAACCTTCCCAGGACAAGTCTAAAAAGAAGACAATACATTCGGATAAACATACCTTTCGAATATCCTCTTGTAAAAAGGCTCCACCTCCGAGAGAAATAATTTTTAATTTATGCTTACATAAGTCCGTAATTAAATTTTTCTCCCTTTCGCGAAATGCTTTTTCACCAAGTTTATTAAATATTTGTGAAACAGGCATTCCATATTCCTTTTCAATTTCTTCATCGACATCGATAAAATCCCGATATAGCTTTTTTGCTACTCTCTTCCCTATAGTAGTTTTGCCTACTCCCATGAATCCTATAAATACGATACTTCTTTCTCTCAATGGGACTTCACGATTGACCAACAGCCTTCAACCTCCTATTTATGAAAAACCTTTCCACCTAATTTTGATTAAAGTGGAGCTAGGCTACAGATTAAAGTCATTATCTTTACTGTCTTCATTATACATCAGTCAATTAATCCATTGTTCAATTATTAAGATAATTTTGTCGAAAAACTTTTTTATTTTACTATAATGCTCTACTAAAAAAAATTAAAAATAAAAACTAACATTTCGATAGATATAATTTAAAAATGGAGGACCCATTCGATGAGCCCTCCTTGCTTAAAAAAATATATTGTATGTTATTTTAATTTGACATTCTTGCCTGTATTTCCGATTCTTGAAGCTGAAAAAAGCCTTTATAGACCTTGCAGTCCCCTTCATCAAAGGTGGCATGTGAAATATAATCACCCTTGAAGGTTTTTAGATTCTCATCAAACACTAAACATTCGTGACCACTTTCAGCTAAATCAAAAAAACTTAGTAGGAGCTCAGGTTTTTTATACGTTTTTTCACGCACTATTTCTTGGGTTTGAGCATTACAAATTTGCAGTTTATACAATTCAAGCACCTCCCAAATGTTTACACATTTAGAATAATTGATTTTGGAGCTAACAAACGCCAAAATTTGTGAATTTTCTAAGAACATCATTATAGGGTTTGATATCCTAAAACGATCTACCATAAATGGATAAAATTTCTTGCTTTAGAAATGACATAAAATTTAATCATGCGCTAGAATTAAATGGAAAAGTCAAAATAAGGGGGATCATTTGTATGGAAAAAATCATGTTTATTGAAACTGGCATGGGAATTGATGTGCACGGTCAGAACATCACAAAGGCAGCAGTACGTGCCGTACAAAATGCCATTCATTTTAATTCAATGCCAGGTATCCGCACTGTCCTACCAGGTAACACAACAGAAAATATGAAAGTAAATGTTAAACTTGCCTTACCTTGTGATATGGAGAAACTGGATGTAGAAGCGGTTAAAGCGGTTTTGCCTTACGGACAAGTGACAGTGGAAACGATGGTGGGTGGTATGCTGACAACAAGTGGGATTGTCCTCGAGGATAAGGGAGACAAAAATGATTTGATGTATATTGCTGTGGCATCGGTTGAAGTTGGGTATTAAAAATTGAAAAAGAGCTCATCCCCTTTTAAATCAAGGGTTGAGCTCTTAAATTAACGATTATTTTCTACCTCTTTTGTATTTATATCTTTCACTACATCTTCAATGGTTACATTTTCGAGTACCTTCTCTAATGCTAGTTGAGCTGTTGATAACAGCGGGACGATCGTATCTTGAATGTTCCGGCCAACTGGACAAGCTGGATTAGGATTTTCATGTACACTAAACAATTCCTTCTCCTGTACAACATTAACCGCCTTATACACGTCAAGCAAGGTTATATCCGCTAAATTCTTTGCTAATTTTGCCCAGGCGATACCAGGATGAACCTCTACTAAGCCTGCCTTTTTAAGCATACCCATAATTTTTCTGATCACAACAGGATTTGTGTTCACACTTTCTGCAATAAATTCTGACGAGTTTACCATCTCTTTATTAAACTCAATAAGAGTAAGTATATGAATTCCAACAGCAAACCGACTGCTAATAGACATCGTATTCACCTTCCTGATCTATTTATAAAAAAGGCTGTGTTAAAGCTTATTGTTGTTTTTGGCACAAGTTGATTGGAGCGGAAGATGCGAAGACTCCTGCGGGAGCAGCGGGACTGGTTAGACCCCGCAGGAGCGATAGCGACGAGGAGGCTCACCGCCCGCCCCGCGGAAAGCGAAGCACCTGGAGCGGAAATCAACACTCTTATTTAACACAACCATAAAAAAGTACGATTTTCATGTAATTAAAGTGATTACATCTTATTATACCTTAATAATTGTATATATTAACAAGAAAAGTTGTTTTTACTCTGTTGACAAAAACAGTAAAAGTAACTATTATGATTACAGGTAATCAAAATAGTTACAACTTAATCAAAAATCTTACTAATTCATATTGGAGGAATAGAAAATGAAAATATTAGTAACGGGTGCAACTGGGAAACTAGGCACGAAAGTAGTGGAGTCTTTATTAAAAACAGTTCCAGCAAGCGAGCTGGCTGTTAGTGTTCGTAACCCTGAGAAGGCAGAAGCATTGCGCGCTCGAGGTGTAGAAGTTCGTCATGGAGATTTTGACCAACCTGAAACATTGACATCAGCATTTGCTGGAATTGACCGTTTATTAATCATTTCTGCAGATGGTGACAACGAAACAAGAATTCGTCAGCACACCAATGCCGTTGCTGCTGCGGAGCAGGCAAAGGTACAATTCATCGCTTACACAAGTATTGCCAATGCAACTGAAACGACAATGTTCCTTGCTCCTCCTCATCGCGCTACTGAAGAAGCGATTTTAAAAACAGGAATTCCATATTCCTTCCTACGTAATAACTGGTATCTAGAAAACGAAAGCAGTGGCATTCAAGGTGTATTAGCAGGTACTCCGTGGGTGACATCAGCCGGCTTCCGGCAAGGTGGGTTGGGCATTGCAACAGGATTATGCAGAAGCTGCGGCGGCTGTATTGGCTGGGGACGGACATGAAAATACGGTCTACGAGCTTTCTGGAAAACCAGTGACTCAAGACGAGCTTGTTGCAATCCTTAGTACTATTTTAGGAAATGAAGTACCTATTCAGCATGTTGATGACACAACTTATGCAAGTATCATGACAAGTGCTGGATTACCTGATTTTCTAATTCCTTTTCTAGTCGGTATCCAACAAGGTATTCGCGAAGGATCATTAGAAATTGAAAGCAACGATTTTGAAAAGCTGCTTGGCCGACCTGCAACTCCTATCAATGAAGGGCTTGCTCAAATTGTAAATGAACTCTCAAAATAAAGCATAAAATAGTTTCGATAAATGACCTTTCTGAAATTTAATCAGAGGGGTCTTTTTGATTCATCCCACCTTTTAATAAATCCTCTCTAAAATTTAAAAAGGAACAAATGAATTTTTTAAAAATTTTTTCTGTAAATTTATGTGAATAAATTGGAAATGACCATTTTTCTAAAAGAATCATCGATCCAATCCAGTCTTTACACCAACACACACTTCTTTAAAATATAGAACCTAATAAATCTTCGTCGTTTATGAATTTGTTTTTTTATCCAAATTGATAACAACTTTTTTGTGTTTTTTGCGGAAAATTTGTATATTTTCACTAAAGTTTTAACTACTGTAATTATTTGGTAAAAAATTCTTAACAATTGATGGAGTTTTTTTATGTGTTAATTTTTTAAAATATTATTCTAGGTTAAATATTATTTTCCACTCAATTTACAATTACATATTTTCACCATCATTTCTGCAACTATCATGTTTGTTGACCTTTTACAAACAGGTTTGTAATATAGTAATTGTTTCTATGTTTATTTAACTGATAGGAATAATCTTTGAACAAGGACAAAGGGGAGACGAACATGAAATCTACTGGTATTCTTCGTAAAGTTGACGAATTAGGAAGAATTGTTATTCCAATTGAGTTAAGGAGAACTTTAGAAATTGCAGAAAAAGACCCTCTCGAAATTTATGTTAATGAGGATAAGATTATCTTACAGAAACATAGAGAAAATATGACCTGTGTTGTAACGGGGGATGAAACCGATCAAAACCAAAGTTTTTCAAATGGACGAATCGTGTTAAGTCCCAATGGAGCAAAACAACTCCTAAATGAAATCAAGGAAGCATTTAATCTGTAAATTTTATCTAAGTAGTAAGAAAAGAACCTAGATTGATAGGTTCTTTTTCTTCAAATTTTCTTAACTTGTTACAGTTGGATACTTGGAAAACCAAGAACAAATTGATTACGTATTATTTAAAGCAGATCCCATTTTCTAAATACCTCTTCCTTTTTCTTTAGGTTATGGAGGTTTTTGGTATAATCCTTCGCATAAACAATTGAAAATAATGTATCAAGAATATATTCAAATGATATTTGGGAAGAAAAGGTCCCCACTTTTAAAAAGTCATATTCATCATAAGGCACCTCAATTGTTAACTCACACATTTTAGACATCATCGATTCCGAATTACCAGTTAAAATGATCGTAGGAATTTTCATTGCAGCTAAATATTTAAGTATTTTCAGGTGAAAAATCGAGTGACCAGCATAGCTAATAAAAATAGCACAATCCGTTTTGTCCAAGTTTAATGCATTCCATGTTGCTTCCCCATACTCATCAGCAATGATTAAGTGTTTGTTAATTTTAACAAACTTGTTTTGAAAGCTCCGAGCACGGATCTGAGAGTCCCCACTCCCAAAAAGGTAAATTCTGTTAGCATTTTTGATCATTTCTACTGCTTTATTTAATTGATTCTTATCTAGTTTCACTAAAGTCTTTCTGATTGTTTCAATTGTCAAATCCGCCATCTTCTTCGCAATGTTGATTGAACTGTCATTTGGTAGAAACGGAAAATTAGGGTCAACATGTGCAAATGCGTGTTTATTACTTTGAATTTCATGGATTAATGTTACTTTGAAATCTCTATAACCTGAGAATCCTAATTTCTGACATAGTCTAATAATTGCAGAGTGAGAGGTAAATGCGTTTTCTGCAAGCTCTTTAATATACATATTCGGAACATCCTCAAGGTTTATTAATATATAATCAGCAATCCTTATTTCAGTGTCAGTAAAGTTTTGCTTTTGTTCAAGCTTCTTTAATAAAGTCATGTCTCTCCTCCATATGGATTTACGATAACCACTAAAGTAAATCACTCATAATACAAAATGATTATTATTTATGAATAATATACCAAATCGCCCAAATTAACTCTTCTTTAAACATTATGTTCAGCCAAATAACACTCAATTAAACTATTATTGAAAACGAGATCCTAATTAGTTTAAAAGTGTATCCAACCCTTTTTATCACATCTATAATCAAGCTACCAAAAGTGAATTGGAGGAATATTAATGTTAACAATAGGCTATATCGGAAACGGAAAAAGCACCAACCGTTATCACTTACCATTTTCATTAAAAAATGAAAATATTCGTGTGAAAACTATTTATTCACCACGAAACAACAGCGCTTGGGAGAAGATACCAGAAGTAAATTATGTTGATGATTTAGAAAAAGTCTGGAAGGACGATGAGATTCAATTAGTCGTCATTTGTACCCCATTAGAATACCACTATCATTACGCTAAACTTGCTTTAGATAAGGGAAAGCATGTATTACTCGAAAAGCCATTTACACAGACCTCTGAACAAGCAAAAGAGTTATTTGCCTATGCAAAAGAAAAAAATCTATTTATTCAATGTTATCAAAATCGCCGATTTGATTCAGATTTCCTAACAGTACAAAAGGTCATTAATAGTGGAGTACTAGGTGATATTTTAGAAGTTGAAATGCACTATGATTATTTTAGACCTGAAGTACCAAAGTCTGTGAAATTTTCAAGGGGATTCAGCTATTTATATGGACACGGATGTCATACGATCGATCAAGTTTTATCTTTCTTTGGTAATCCGAATACTATTACTTATGATGTTAGACAACTTCTTGGAAAAGGACATATGAATGACTATTTTGATTTGGACTTCTTTTATGACTCTAAAAAAGTTTCTATTAAATCCAGCTATTTCCGTTTGAAAGAACGTCCTAGCTTTGTCGTATATGGGAATAGAGGAGTTTTTGTTAAACAGACAAAAGATCGACAAGAAGAACATTTGAAACTATTTTATATGCCGACTAACGAGGATTTCGGTATTGATTTACCAGAACACTATGGAATTCTAACTTTTGTTGATGAAGCAGGAAACTATCATGAAGAAAAAGTGATGTCAGAAGTTGGTGATTACGGACAAGTTTATGAAGGTGTTTATCAATCAATTTTAAATGGAAACGAAAAAATTATTAAGGATGAAGAAACGATAAGACAAATGGAGATTTTAGAGGAAGGTATCAATAAAATAGAAAGTCTACATTCTAATACTACTGACGCATCGTCATCATACATTAAAGAAAGTGAGAACTGACATGAAACTTGCCATACTAGGTTCTGGTCAGATAGTCACTGATTATTTAACGATGGCTGGAGATTTACCAGATACAGACTTAGTCGCCATCTTTGGCACCGAAGAAGCTATACCCACAATGGAAGCAATGTCGCGTAAATACGGAATTAGAAAAATATACACAGCTTATAGCGAATGCTTAATGGATCAAGAGATTGACACATTGTATATTGGTTTACCTAATCACCTGCATTATTCTTTTACAGAAGAAGCCTTATTAAGAG
The DNA window shown above is from Bacillus sp. T3 and carries:
- a CDS encoding MurR/RpiR family transcriptional regulator yields the protein MTLLKKLEQKQNFTDTEIRIADYILINLEDVPNMYIKELAENAFTSHSAIIRLCQKLGFSGYRDFKVTLIHEIQSNKHAFAHVDPNFPFLPNDSSINIAKKMADLTIETIRKTLVKLDKNQLNKAVEMIKNANRIYLFGSGDSQIRARSFQNKFVKINKHLIIADEYGEATWNALNLDKTDCAIFISYAGHSIFHLKILKYLAAMKIPTIILTGNSESMMSKMCELTIEVPYDEYDFLKVGTFSSQISFEYILDTLFSIVYAKDYTKNLHNLKKKEEVFRKWDLL
- a CDS encoding MFS transporter, whose translation is MKNRYLPTAIVLYINYFVHGMGVIILAQNMKFLTEQLHTDNAGVAYVISALGIGRLIALFLSGALSDKFGRKPFVSIGMGIYALFFIGILFSPNVQVAFVFALIAGIANSVLDSGTYPALMESFPKSAGTANVIIKAFISGGQFALPMIIGFIINNDLYYGISFIIPLAIFALNGIFLAKMKFPSMISSNEGAAETETAFASKPKFWVEGLAIILIGYTATATFYLIQVWLPTYGQEVVGMPEVTALKLISYYSLGSLASVFLTSYLVKSLVKPVTIVLIYPLVSFITLLAIWQVQTPTMVVIGAALIGFFAAGGVLQLALTVMAEFFKQGKGKITGIVYTSSSLASFTIPVVTGILSKTSVESIIVFDAGIAFVGVLLAIVVNVRYRKVMKPQEKALKMSA
- a CDS encoding shikimate dehydrogenase; this encodes MADLGRIDGRTKLLGLLATPIGHSLSPAMHNMSLRKLGLNYAYMAFEVGNAQLADVVTGMRALNVRGFNVSMPNKTKILPLLDELSPAAQFAGAVNTVVNEDGKLIGHITDGTGYMRSLKENGIDVVGKKMTLLGAGGAATAIAIQAALDGVAEISIFNRDDEFFARAEKNARIINEEMKEVNCKATVYHLDDIETLKAEIASSDILTNATGVGMKPLEDQSLIQDVSWLRPELIVSDVVYIPRKTKLLEMAEEVGCQTLNGLGMMLWQGAKAFEIWTGQEMPVDYVKEQMF
- a CDS encoding AbrB/MazE/SpoVT family DNA-binding domain-containing protein, translating into MKSTGILRKVDELGRIVIPIELRRTLEIAEKDPLEIYVNEDKIILQKHRENMTCVVTGDETDQNQSFSNGRIVLSPNGAKQLLNEIKEAFNL
- the aroD gene encoding type I 3-dehydroquinate dehydratase is translated as MSTLTIKDMTIGEGIPKIIVPLVGVSEQQILEEAKLVKDLQPDVVEWRVDIYEHVEDLNAVKKMIAKLREELSETLILFTFRSHKEGGNKEISDSFYVELNQTAIRTRNIDFVDVELFNEAENVKAIVSVAKENGVLVIMSNHDFFKTPPKGVIIERLRKMQEYGADIPKIAVMPTSIEDVITLIDATNTMKTKYADRPLITMSMGGTGVISRLAGEVFGSAFTFGAGKAASAPGQIPVAELRTVLEILHKSM
- a CDS encoding Rrf2 family transcriptional regulator encodes the protein MSISSRFAVGIHILTLIEFNKEMVNSSEFIAESVNTNPVVIRKIMGMLKKAGLVEVHPGIAWAKLAKNLADITLLDVYKAVNVVQEKELFSVHENPNPACPVGRNIQDTIVPLLSTAQLALEKVLENVTIEDVVKDINTKEVENNR
- a CDS encoding shikimate kinase; translated protein: MLVNREVPLRERSIVFIGFMGVGKTTIGKRVAKKLYRDFIDVDEEIEKEYGMPVSQIFNKLGEKAFREREKNLITDLCKHKLKIISLGGGAFLQEDIRKVCLSECIVFFLDLSWEGWKDRISLIIDSRPVLQGKSIEEIEELFYKRQEIYSVHHSKVETDNHDSEEVADYIVDSLKLAWELHEPR
- a CDS encoding Lin0512 family protein is translated as MEKIMFIETGMGIDVHGQNITKAAVRAVQNAIHFNSMPGIRTVLPGNTTENMKVNVKLALPCDMEKLDVEAVKAVLPYGQVTVETMVGGMLTTSGIVLEDKGDKNDLMYIAVASVEVGY